In one window of Arthrobacter pascens DNA:
- a CDS encoding ester cyclase, translating into MTASGTHEGELPGPLPPSGAPLRESAVAVHRIQDGRIVEHWSNRDDLGLMQQLGVIHLPGQ; encoded by the coding sequence CTGACGGCGTCCGGAACCCACGAAGGCGAACTCCCCGGCCCGCTCCCGCCCAGCGGTGCGCCCTTGCGCGAAAGCGCGGTGGCGGTCCATCGCATCCAGGACGGCCGGATCGTTGAGCATTGGTCGAACAGGGATGACCTGGGGTTGATGCAGCAGCTGGGCGTGATCCATCTCCCCGGGCAGTGA
- a CDS encoding PHP domain-containing protein, which produces MRIDLHAHSNVSDGTETPADVMAAAARAGLDVVALTDHDSTDGWAEASLAALDNGVAFVPGMEISCRTDQGISVHLLSYLHDPAHPGLLEEITKAKDARLTRAERMVTLLSEDYPLTWDDVIHHVAPGATLGRPHIADALVAAGVVADRSEAFTSILTSHSRYFVQHYAPDPATAVELVCAAGGVPVFAHPVASARGRIVGERTYREMIDAGLAGLEIDHRDNPEDGREFLRGLAAKHGLLVTGSSDYHGTGKPNLLGENLTAPEVLARIEELGSGTGVVRPF; this is translated from the coding sequence GTGAGGATTGACCTGCATGCCCACTCCAACGTTTCCGACGGCACGGAAACGCCCGCCGATGTGATGGCAGCTGCGGCCCGGGCAGGCCTGGACGTGGTGGCATTGACAGACCACGACTCCACTGACGGCTGGGCCGAGGCCTCGTTGGCCGCGCTGGACAACGGAGTGGCGTTCGTTCCGGGCATGGAAATTTCCTGCCGGACGGACCAGGGCATCAGCGTGCACCTCCTCAGCTACCTTCATGATCCGGCCCATCCGGGACTGCTGGAGGAGATTACCAAGGCCAAGGACGCCCGGCTTACCCGGGCCGAACGAATGGTCACCCTGCTCTCCGAGGACTACCCGTTGACGTGGGACGATGTCATCCACCATGTGGCACCCGGCGCGACACTGGGGCGTCCCCATATTGCCGATGCGCTCGTGGCAGCCGGAGTGGTCGCGGACCGCTCGGAGGCCTTCACCTCCATCCTGACCTCCCATTCGCGCTATTTCGTCCAGCACTACGCACCCGATCCTGCAACCGCCGTCGAACTTGTCTGCGCAGCCGGAGGCGTACCTGTTTTCGCCCACCCGGTGGCTTCGGCCCGGGGCAGGATCGTGGGGGAGCGCACCTACCGGGAGATGATCGACGCCGGCCTCGCCGGCCTGGAGATCGACCACCGGGACAATCCCGAGGACGGCCGGGAGTTCCTTCGTGGCCTCGCGGCCAAGCACGGACTGCTGGTTACAGGTTCATCCGACTACCACGGCACCGGCAAACCCAACCTGCTGGGGGAGAACCTGACCGCACCGGAGGTGCTGGCAAGGATCGAGGAGCTGGGCAGCGGAACCGGCGTAGTCCGCCCCTTCTAA
- a CDS encoding DNA-methyltransferase, with protein sequence MTDTVWAPDGSNLVVHADNAEFLPSLPDGAFTLIYVDPPFNTGRAQQRQETKMVVNADGAGDRVGFKGRSYDTIKGALHRYDDAFSDYWSFLEPRLVEAWRLLADDGTLYLHLDYREVHYAKVMLDAIFGRECFLNEIIWAYDYGARAKYRWPTKHDNILVYVKNPATYHFDSAEVDREPYMAPGLVTPAKRELGKLPTDVWWHTIVSPTGKEKTGYPTQKPEGLIRRVVAASSRPGDWCLDFFAGSGTLGAVAAKLDRRFVCVDQNQPAIDVMAKRLGAKAEFTSYGPK encoded by the coding sequence ATGACTGACACTGTCTGGGCGCCGGACGGCAGCAACCTGGTGGTACACGCGGACAACGCGGAATTCCTCCCTTCGCTGCCGGACGGCGCCTTCACTCTCATTTATGTGGACCCGCCCTTCAACACGGGCAGGGCACAGCAGCGCCAGGAAACCAAGATGGTGGTCAACGCCGACGGTGCGGGCGACCGCGTCGGTTTCAAAGGGCGCTCCTACGACACCATCAAAGGTGCCCTGCACCGCTATGACGACGCCTTCAGCGACTACTGGTCCTTCCTGGAACCGCGGCTTGTTGAAGCGTGGCGGCTGCTCGCGGACGACGGGACGCTCTACCTGCACCTTGACTACCGCGAAGTCCACTACGCCAAGGTGATGCTGGATGCCATCTTCGGCCGCGAATGCTTCCTGAACGAGATTATCTGGGCTTACGACTACGGTGCACGCGCCAAGTACCGCTGGCCGACCAAGCACGACAACATCCTGGTGTACGTCAAGAACCCGGCCACGTACCACTTCGACAGCGCCGAGGTGGACCGCGAGCCCTATATGGCCCCGGGCCTGGTGACCCCGGCCAAGCGTGAGCTCGGCAAGCTGCCAACGGACGTCTGGTGGCACACCATCGTCTCCCCGACGGGCAAGGAAAAGACCGGCTACCCCACCCAGAAGCCGGAAGGACTCATCCGGCGCGTGGTGGCTGCCTCAAGCAGGCCCGGCGACTGGTGCCTGGACTTCTTTGCCGGCTCGGGAACACTTGGCGCCGTGGCCGCGAAGCTTGACCGCAGGTTCGTCTGCGTGGACCAGAACCAGCCGGCCATCGACGTCATGGCCAAGCGGCTGGGCGCCAAGGCCGAGTTCACCTCGTACGGACCCAAGTAA
- a CDS encoding DEAD/DEAH box helicase produces the protein MSELHTHQLLTDDSGIETLVPEETIISDEKPHEIEEKSFADYNVRADIVESLADAGITHPFPIQAMTLPVALSGHDIIGQAKTGTGKTLGFGIPALQRVVGQDDAGFDKLAVPGAPQALVIVPTRELAVQVANDLQTASRKRNARITTIYGGRAYEPQVDALQKGVEIVVGTPGRLIDLYKQKHLVLKNVKMVILDEADEMLDLGFLPDVETLIAGTPAVRQTLLFSATMPGPVVAMARRYMTQPTHIRAADPDDEGLTKRDIRQLIYRAHSMDKTEVVARILQARGRGRTIIFTKTKRTAAKVAEELVDRGFAAAAIHGDLGQGAREQALRAFRNNKVDVLVATDVAARGIDVDDVTHVINYQCVEDEKIYLHRVGRTGRAGNKGTAVTFVDWDDMPRWGLINKALGLSVPEPVETYSSSPHLFEDLDIPEGTKGRLPRNQRTLAGVDAEVLEDLGETGKKNTRGTRDTARSGAREGNRDGGRTGSRRSGSTSSGKESGRSGDRRRRSSDTEAPAGASAQPAEAAGTAATEVDRATRARRRTRTRRRNGEIVAGGDNGAQPGSAEA, from the coding sequence GTGAGTGAATTGCATACCCACCAGCTTCTGACTGACGATTCCGGCATCGAAACCCTCGTGCCCGAAGAAACCATCATTTCGGATGAGAAGCCGCACGAAATCGAGGAGAAATCCTTCGCTGACTACAACGTCCGCGCCGATATCGTCGAGTCCCTGGCCGATGCCGGGATCACCCACCCCTTCCCGATCCAGGCGATGACGCTGCCCGTTGCCCTGTCAGGCCATGACATCATCGGCCAGGCCAAGACGGGCACCGGCAAGACCCTCGGCTTCGGTATTCCCGCCCTGCAGCGCGTTGTGGGCCAGGACGACGCCGGTTTTGACAAACTCGCCGTCCCGGGCGCCCCGCAGGCCCTCGTGATCGTTCCCACCCGCGAGCTGGCCGTCCAGGTCGCCAACGACCTCCAGACCGCTTCCCGCAAGCGCAACGCCCGCATCACCACCATCTATGGCGGCCGTGCCTACGAGCCCCAGGTGGATGCCCTGCAGAAGGGCGTAGAGATCGTCGTGGGAACCCCCGGCCGCCTGATCGACCTCTACAAGCAGAAGCACCTGGTCCTCAAGAACGTCAAGATGGTCATCCTTGACGAAGCCGACGAGATGCTGGACCTCGGCTTCCTCCCGGACGTCGAGACCCTGATCGCCGGCACGCCGGCTGTCCGCCAGACGCTCCTGTTCTCCGCCACAATGCCTGGTCCCGTCGTCGCCATGGCGCGCCGCTACATGACCCAGCCAACCCACATCCGTGCGGCTGACCCGGATGACGAGGGCCTGACCAAGCGCGACATCCGGCAGCTCATCTACCGTGCGCACAGCATGGACAAGACCGAAGTTGTCGCCCGCATCCTGCAGGCCCGCGGACGCGGCCGCACCATCATCTTCACCAAGACCAAGCGCACCGCCGCCAAGGTGGCCGAGGAACTGGTGGACCGCGGCTTCGCGGCGGCCGCCATCCACGGCGACCTCGGCCAGGGCGCCCGCGAGCAGGCACTGCGCGCCTTCCGCAACAACAAGGTGGACGTCCTGGTGGCCACCGACGTCGCCGCCCGCGGCATCGACGTCGACGACGTCACCCACGTCATCAACTACCAGTGCGTCGAGGACGAAAAGATCTACCTGCACCGCGTGGGCCGCACCGGCCGTGCGGGCAACAAGGGCACCGCTGTCACGTTTGTGGACTGGGATGACATGCCGCGGTGGGGCCTGATCAACAAGGCCCTTGGCCTCAGCGTTCCGGAGCCCGTCGAAACGTATTCCTCTTCCCCACACCTTTTCGAGGACCTGGACATCCCCGAAGGCACTAAGGGCCGGCTGCCCCGCAACCAGCGCACGCTGGCCGGAGTTGACGCCGAAGTCCTGGAGGACCTGGGCGAGACGGGTAAGAAGAACACCCGTGGCACCAGGGACACCGCCCGTTCCGGCGCGCGCGAGGGAAATCGCGACGGCGGCCGGACCGGCAGCCGCCGCAGCGGCAGCACGAGCAGCGGAAAAGAAAGCGGACGCTCCGGTGACCGCCGTCGTCGTTCATCCGACACTGAGGCTCCCGCAGGCGCGTCAGCCCAGCCGGCAGAAGCGGCGGGGACAGCTGCCACGGAAGTGGACAGGGCCACCCGTGCCCGCCGCCGGACCCGCACCCGCCGCCGCAACGGCGAGATCGTGGCTGGTGGCGACAACGGCGCACAGCCGGGCAGCGCCGAGGCCTAA
- a CDS encoding RNB domain-containing ribonuclease: protein MSHHRLAPNVHEHTNALEEALGALRTELELPGPYPDEAVRDAEAAVASHRMPASDLTDVEFLTIDPESSTDLDQALFIERDGTGYKVLYAIADVPSFVVPGGALDAETRRRGQTFYAPDGRIPLHPEVISEQAGSLLAGQLCSAFVWEFRLDDAAEVTSVTVRRARMRSRTKLSYKGAQAELDAGTATPVLQLLKEVGLKRVALERARGGASLNMPEQEIVQLPDGGYRIAAAPQLPVEDWNAQISLMTGMAAARLMLDGKVGILRTMPSPDERSLGHFRIQTEALGKPWDGEVSYGEYLRTLDPLDPRQLAILHSAGMLFRGASYTAFDGDVPEDAIQSAIGAAYAHTTAPLRRLVDRFVLVICEALSNGRPAPGWAREALPSLPVIMAGSDQLASRMERMALDTVEAALLVNHIGQEFDAIVISGSKPQKDNGGGNGNGRNGTANGRNGANGNGGSGIIQIAEPAVTARCAGDLEPGTKVRVRLISSDIATREVHFELVE, encoded by the coding sequence GTGTCACATCATCGGCTGGCCCCTAACGTCCACGAGCACACCAACGCGCTCGAGGAGGCGCTGGGCGCGCTGAGAACGGAACTGGAACTGCCGGGACCGTACCCCGACGAGGCGGTGCGCGACGCTGAGGCGGCCGTGGCTTCACACCGGATGCCGGCCTCCGACCTGACTGACGTAGAGTTCCTCACCATTGATCCCGAATCGTCCACCGATCTGGACCAGGCGCTGTTCATCGAGCGCGACGGTACGGGCTACAAGGTGCTTTACGCCATCGCGGACGTTCCTTCCTTCGTGGTCCCCGGCGGCGCCCTGGACGCCGAGACCCGGCGCCGGGGTCAGACGTTTTACGCGCCGGATGGCCGGATCCCACTGCATCCGGAAGTCATCAGCGAGCAGGCCGGCAGCCTCCTCGCAGGTCAGCTATGCTCTGCGTTCGTCTGGGAATTCCGGCTTGATGATGCCGCCGAGGTCACCTCCGTGACTGTCCGGAGGGCCAGGATGCGAAGCCGCACCAAGCTCAGCTACAAAGGCGCCCAGGCGGAGCTCGACGCCGGAACAGCCACCCCTGTCCTGCAACTCCTCAAAGAAGTGGGACTCAAGCGCGTTGCCCTGGAGCGTGCCCGCGGCGGAGCCAGCCTGAACATGCCGGAACAGGAGATTGTCCAGCTGCCCGACGGCGGCTACCGCATTGCCGCCGCTCCCCAGCTTCCCGTGGAGGACTGGAATGCCCAGATTTCGCTCATGACCGGGATGGCGGCCGCCAGGCTGATGCTGGACGGAAAAGTGGGGATCCTCCGTACCATGCCGTCCCCCGACGAACGCTCCTTGGGCCACTTCAGGATCCAGACCGAGGCCCTCGGCAAGCCGTGGGACGGGGAGGTCAGCTACGGTGAATATCTCCGAACCCTGGACCCCCTCGACCCGCGCCAGCTGGCCATCCTCCATTCGGCAGGCATGCTGTTCCGCGGCGCCAGCTACACGGCGTTCGACGGCGACGTCCCCGAGGACGCCATCCAATCTGCCATCGGTGCTGCCTATGCGCACACCACTGCTCCGCTCCGTCGGCTGGTGGACCGCTTCGTGCTGGTGATCTGTGAGGCGCTCAGCAACGGCAGGCCCGCGCCAGGCTGGGCCAGGGAAGCGCTGCCATCGCTGCCGGTGATCATGGCCGGCTCCGACCAGCTCGCGTCGCGGATGGAACGCATGGCACTGGACACCGTCGAAGCCGCCCTGCTGGTCAACCACATCGGGCAGGAATTCGACGCGATAGTCATCTCGGGGTCCAAGCCGCAGAAGGATAATGGCGGCGGCAATGGCAACGGCAGGAACGGGACCGCTAACGGCAGGAACGGCGCCAACGGCAACGGCGGATCCGGGATTATCCAGATTGCTGAACCGGCGGTCACGGCCCGGTGCGCGGGTGATCTTGAGCCGGGCACCAAGGTCCGGGTGCGGCTGATCTCCTCGGATATAGCCACCAGGGAAGTCCATTTCGAACTTGTGGAGTGA
- the thiE gene encoding thiamine phosphate synthase — translation MNPALSDHAAVSTSSDAAGSEDGGRGLGSARLYLCTDARRERGDFAEFVDSAFAGGVDIIQLRDKAIEAAEELELLAVLKEAAQRHGRLWAVNDRADIAVLSGAPVFHIGQRDLPLPAARTLLNGNAEIGLSTHSTEQIDAAIGASAAMLAAPAGLDYFCVGPVWATPTKPGRAAVGLDLVRYAAGTVTKAESSPGGAPVPWFAIGGIDLGNVEQVVEAGASRVVVVRAITEAPDPAEAASALLAALDAGMS, via the coding sequence ATGAACCCAGCCCTTTCTGACCACGCGGCCGTCTCCACCAGCTCCGACGCGGCCGGCAGTGAAGACGGCGGCCGCGGCCTCGGCAGTGCGCGCCTCTACCTCTGCACCGACGCACGGCGCGAGCGCGGCGACTTTGCTGAGTTTGTCGACTCTGCGTTTGCCGGCGGTGTGGACATCATCCAGCTCAGGGACAAGGCCATCGAAGCGGCCGAGGAGCTCGAACTCCTCGCGGTCCTGAAAGAGGCAGCCCAGCGCCACGGGCGCCTGTGGGCGGTGAATGACCGGGCAGATATCGCTGTCCTGTCGGGGGCACCCGTGTTCCATATCGGTCAGAGGGATCTCCCGCTGCCGGCGGCCAGGACCCTTCTGAACGGGAACGCGGAAATCGGCCTGTCCACTCACAGTACGGAACAGATCGACGCCGCCATCGGGGCATCTGCCGCAATGCTGGCCGCCCCGGCGGGACTGGACTATTTCTGCGTCGGTCCTGTCTGGGCCACCCCAACAAAACCAGGCCGGGCCGCCGTCGGACTTGACCTTGTCAGGTACGCCGCCGGAACGGTAACCAAAGCGGAATCCTCTCCCGGCGGTGCACCCGTGCCCTGGTTCGCCATCGGCGGCATTGACCTGGGCAACGTGGAGCAGGTGGTGGAAGCCGGAGCCAGCCGGGTGGTGGTGGTCCGCGCCATCACCGAGGCGCCGGATCCGGCAGAAGCGGCCTCAGCGCTGCTTGCCGCGCTTGACGCCGGGATGTCCTAA
- the thiO gene encoding glycine oxidase ThiO, whose translation MPPSRSPSPDSASSPRISGLLKADVAVIGGGVIGHGIAWEARRSGRSVVLIDNAPGSGASWAAAGMLAPVSELHYQEQDLLELMLESSGLWPAFASDLADASGLDTGYLSTSTIAVAADAADRRVLMDLRTVQQANGLTVEPLTVREARAREGLLSPAISCALDIPADHQVDPRKLVACLRQVLASHEPGSGTDVEGARDGFAVEDRATSLLWQDGRVSGVRLAQGGTVLARETVVANGLQASSLEGLPEGLRLPLRPVHGDILRLAVPQHLRPLVTSTVRGLVHGVPVYIVPRQDGSVVIGASQREDALSVTGDGAVSAGGVYQLLRDAQALVPAVAELELVESTARARPATPDNAPLLGRARVRPLQDSGEDVAGLIIATGFFRHGVLLTPAAAAICRSLMDGAEDRRWQAFSPARFSGTPLAGRNPDPQKETA comes from the coding sequence TTGCCCCCATCCCGGAGTCCCTCACCGGATTCTGCTTCGTCTCCCCGCATTTCAGGGCTGCTAAAAGCGGACGTGGCGGTGATCGGCGGCGGAGTCATCGGCCATGGCATCGCCTGGGAAGCGAGGCGTTCAGGACGTTCGGTGGTCCTCATCGACAACGCGCCAGGTTCCGGTGCGAGCTGGGCGGCCGCCGGCATGCTTGCGCCGGTCAGCGAGCTCCACTACCAGGAGCAGGACCTCCTGGAGCTCATGCTTGAATCCTCCGGCCTGTGGCCGGCCTTCGCCTCAGACCTTGCTGACGCATCGGGGCTGGACACAGGCTACCTCTCCACGTCCACTATCGCGGTGGCGGCCGACGCCGCTGACCGCAGGGTGCTCATGGACCTGCGGACCGTCCAGCAGGCCAACGGACTGACAGTGGAACCGCTCACGGTTCGTGAGGCCAGGGCCAGGGAGGGCCTGCTCAGCCCCGCGATATCCTGCGCACTGGACATCCCCGCCGACCACCAGGTGGATCCGCGGAAGCTGGTGGCGTGCCTCCGGCAGGTGCTCGCTTCGCATGAGCCCGGATCCGGAACCGACGTCGAAGGAGCCCGGGATGGCTTCGCTGTCGAGGACCGGGCTACGTCCCTCCTCTGGCAGGACGGGCGGGTCAGCGGCGTGAGGCTCGCTCAAGGCGGGACGGTCCTGGCCCGCGAGACTGTGGTGGCCAACGGGCTGCAGGCTTCATCCCTGGAGGGCCTGCCGGAAGGGCTCCGGCTGCCGCTGCGCCCTGTCCATGGGGACATCCTCCGCCTCGCCGTTCCGCAGCATCTGCGCCCGCTGGTTACCTCCACCGTCCGCGGGCTGGTCCACGGTGTTCCCGTGTACATCGTTCCCCGGCAGGATGGCTCGGTGGTCATCGGAGCAAGCCAGCGTGAAGACGCACTGTCCGTCACGGGCGACGGCGCCGTCTCCGCTGGCGGGGTCTACCAGCTGCTGCGCGATGCCCAGGCGCTGGTACCCGCCGTCGCGGAGTTGGAACTGGTGGAAAGCACCGCCCGGGCACGTCCCGCCACGCCGGACAACGCACCGCTGCTTGGCCGGGCAAGGGTGCGCCCGCTTCAGGACAGCGGGGAAGATGTTGCGGGGCTGATCATCGCCACCGGGTTCTTCCGTCATGGCGTCCTGCTCACCCCCGCTGCGGCGGCTATCTGCAGGTCCCTCATGGATGGCGCCGAGGACCGCCGCTGGCAGGCTTTCAGCCCCGCCAGGTTTTCCGGCACGCCCCTGGCCGGCCGCAACCCTGACCCACAAAAGGAAACAGCATGA
- the thiS gene encoding sulfur carrier protein ThiS — protein sequence MNITLNGSHHAVADGASITTLVSQVTGRPLAPDGQATDGRKLGVAVAHNSAVVPRSQWHVTALAEGDDVELVTAVQGG from the coding sequence ATGAACATCACCCTCAACGGATCGCACCACGCCGTGGCCGACGGCGCCTCCATCACCACCCTGGTCAGCCAGGTCACAGGCCGCCCCCTCGCGCCCGACGGGCAGGCGACGGACGGCCGGAAACTCGGCGTGGCCGTAGCGCACAACTCCGCAGTAGTTCCCCGCAGCCAGTGGCACGTCACAGCGCTCGCCGAGGGTGACGACGTGGAACTTGTCACAGCAGTCCAGGGAGGCTGA
- a CDS encoding thiazole synthase codes for MTETSGIDTVKQRTDADSLVIDGVALGSRLIMGTGGAPSLDGLGAALIASGTELTTVAMRRYSPAETGSLFQLLVEHGIRVLPNTAGCFTSRDAVMTAELAREALETDWVKLEVIADEQTLLPDAVELVDATEQLVNRGFKVFAYTNDDPVLALRLENLGAVAVMPLGAPIGTGLGILNPHNIELIVSRASVPVVLDAGIGTASDAALAMELGCDAVLLATAVTRAQNPALMGEAFKHAVIAGRLAKAAGRIPRREHALASSAMEGRAEFL; via the coding sequence ATGACGGAAACCAGCGGCATCGACACAGTGAAGCAGCGGACGGACGCGGACAGCCTGGTCATCGACGGCGTCGCCCTCGGATCCCGGCTCATCATGGGCACCGGCGGCGCGCCGAGCCTGGACGGGCTCGGTGCTGCCCTGATCGCGTCCGGAACCGAGCTGACCACCGTGGCCATGCGCCGTTATTCGCCCGCCGAGACGGGATCGCTCTTCCAGCTCCTGGTGGAACACGGGATCCGGGTCCTGCCCAATACCGCCGGCTGCTTCACGTCCCGCGATGCCGTCATGACGGCGGAACTTGCCCGTGAGGCGCTGGAAACCGACTGGGTCAAGCTAGAGGTCATCGCCGATGAACAGACCCTCCTGCCCGACGCCGTTGAGCTGGTGGACGCCACGGAGCAGCTGGTCAACCGCGGCTTCAAGGTGTTCGCCTACACCAACGACGACCCCGTCCTTGCCCTTCGGCTTGAGAACCTCGGCGCCGTGGCCGTCATGCCGCTCGGAGCGCCCATCGGTACCGGCCTGGGGATCCTCAATCCGCACAACATCGAGCTGATCGTTTCCCGGGCGTCGGTGCCCGTGGTCCTGGATGCCGGCATTGGCACCGCCTCGGACGCCGCCCTTGCCATGGAATTGGGCTGCGACGCCGTGTTGCTCGCGACTGCCGTGACACGTGCCCAGAACCCGGCGCTGATGGGCGAAGCCTTCAAACACGCCGTTATCGCCGGTAGGCTGGCGAAAGCGGCCGGGAGGATACCGCGCCGCGAGCACGCCCTGGCGTCATCGGCCATGGAAGGCCGGGCAGAGTTCCTGTAG
- a CDS encoding 4a-hydroxytetrahydrobiopterin dehydratase, which yields MAGKEDILTRARIDEALDGLPDWRYRLGGLVTAYKAPTAAAALELIAAVGRLAEEQNHHPDLDWRYNRVFIRFTSHDAGGEVTERDTRAAAAVSAAASAAGAAAEPGLYRTVELAIDTAEAAAISEVWRVALGYKRVEGGNDLVDPFGRGPNVWFQETPTPNSSRIHVDVHWSKAESGPVLEKTAATGASMNRDHAPDWVVVTDVQGNRLCLCTEEGYDPEA from the coding sequence GTGGCCGGCAAGGAAGACATTCTCACCAGGGCGCGGATCGACGAGGCCCTGGACGGACTCCCGGACTGGCGGTACCGCCTGGGCGGACTGGTCACTGCCTACAAAGCGCCGACGGCGGCCGCCGCGCTGGAGCTGATCGCCGCCGTCGGGCGCCTCGCTGAGGAGCAGAACCACCATCCGGACCTGGACTGGCGGTATAACCGTGTCTTCATCCGGTTTACCTCCCACGACGCCGGCGGTGAAGTCACAGAGCGCGACACCAGGGCGGCAGCCGCGGTCAGCGCGGCTGCCTCAGCGGCCGGGGCAGCGGCTGAACCGGGCCTGTACAGGACGGTTGAACTGGCGATCGATACCGCGGAGGCCGCAGCGATCTCGGAAGTATGGCGCGTTGCCCTCGGGTATAAGCGGGTTGAGGGCGGAAACGATCTGGTGGATCCGTTCGGGCGCGGGCCCAATGTCTGGTTCCAGGAAACACCGACGCCCAACAGCAGCCGCATCCATGTGGACGTGCACTGGAGCAAAGCCGAATCCGGACCTGTCCTGGAGAAGACGGCTGCGACCGGCGCGTCAATGAACCGTGACCACGCACCCGACTGGGTGGTGGTCACGGATGTCCAAGGGAACCGATTGTGCCTGTGCACTGAGGAAGGCTATGACCCTGAGGCCTAG
- a CDS encoding DUF3107 domain-containing protein, whose protein sequence is MEIKIGVQNIGREIVLESDEDADAVAKIVQEALTKGSELRLKDDKGRVIIVPGNALGYVEIGAEEARRVGFGQF, encoded by the coding sequence TTGGAAATTAAGATCGGCGTTCAGAACATTGGCCGCGAAATTGTGCTTGAGTCGGATGAGGATGCTGATGCGGTCGCCAAGATTGTCCAGGAGGCCCTTACCAAGGGCAGCGAACTGCGCCTGAAGGATGACAAGGGACGCGTGATCATCGTTCCCGGCAACGCGCTGGGCTACGTCGAGATCGGTGCCGAAGAGGCCCGCCGCGTTGGTTTCGGCCAGTTCTGA
- a CDS encoding TetR/AcrR family transcriptional regulator has product MVHEARTDRASGGEPTSPQRTSGQRSARLPRDERRAQLLAAAQEVFVANGYHGAAMDEIAETAHVSKPVLYQHFPSKRELYLALLDSHLTALTELMLGALGSTTDNDERVQAVMRAYYRFIASDDQAHRLVFESDLINDPDVSSRLETFNRTFADAVARVIAEDTKLPHMEAQLLGRGLAGMAQVSARYWLETDGNLDLDVASDLIYRLAWRGISRFPKET; this is encoded by the coding sequence GTGGTCCATGAAGCACGGACTGACCGGGCGTCCGGCGGCGAACCCACTTCCCCCCAGCGCACGTCGGGCCAGCGGTCCGCCAGGCTCCCCCGCGACGAACGCCGGGCGCAGCTTCTTGCGGCTGCGCAGGAAGTCTTCGTCGCCAACGGGTACCACGGCGCAGCGATGGACGAGATCGCCGAGACGGCACATGTCAGCAAGCCGGTGCTTTACCAGCATTTCCCGTCGAAACGCGAACTGTACCTTGCCCTGCTGGACAGCCATCTCACGGCCCTGACGGAACTGATGCTCGGCGCCCTCGGCTCCACCACCGACAACGATGAACGGGTCCAGGCAGTCATGCGGGCCTATTACCGGTTCATCGCCAGCGATGACCAGGCGCACCGGCTGGTCTTCGAATCCGACCTCATCAACGATCCAGATGTCAGTTCCCGGCTGGAAACCTTCAACAGGACCTTCGCCGACGCCGTTGCCCGGGTCATCGCCGAGGACACCAAACTGCCGCACATGGAAGCACAGCTCCTGGGGCGGGGGCTGGCCGGAATGGCACAGGTCAGCGCACGTTACTGGCTGGAAACGGACGGGAACCTTGACCTCGATGTGGCAAGTGACCTCATCTACCGTTTAGCTTGGCGCGGAATCTCTCGCTTCCCCAAGGAAACCTAG